A DNA window from Chitinibacter fontanus contains the following coding sequences:
- the recA gene encoding recombinase RecA: protein MDDNKSKALAAALAQIERQFGKGAIMKMGDNQIENDLQVVSTGSLGLDLALGVGGLPRGRIVEIFGPESSGKTTLCLHVVAEIQKLGGVAAYIDAENALDPIYAQKLGVNVSDMLISQPDTGEQALEIADMLVRSGGVDIIVVDSVAALTPKAEIEGEMGDVHVGLQARLMSQALRKLTGNIKRTNTLVIFINQLRMKIGAMMPGQSPETTTGGNALKFYASVRLDIRRIGAVKKGEEIIGNQTKVKVAKNKVAPPFRVITFDILYGEGISREGEIIEQGVANKIVEKSGAWYSYNGNKIGQGLENSRQFLKDNPELADEIIKKVRDKLIGSSLPIEMGGDDVEAAE, encoded by the coding sequence ATGGATGATAACAAAAGCAAAGCTCTAGCCGCGGCATTAGCACAGATTGAACGCCAATTTGGTAAAGGCGCCATCATGAAAATGGGCGACAACCAGATTGAAAATGATCTGCAAGTCGTATCAACTGGCTCGCTAGGCTTGGACTTGGCTCTGGGCGTTGGTGGCTTGCCACGCGGCCGGATTGTTGAAATCTTTGGGCCAGAGTCTTCAGGTAAAACCACGCTGTGTTTGCATGTGGTTGCCGAGATTCAAAAACTGGGTGGTGTTGCCGCGTATATCGATGCGGAAAATGCGCTTGACCCAATCTACGCGCAAAAACTTGGTGTGAACGTATCGGACATGCTGATTTCTCAGCCTGATACTGGCGAACAAGCACTCGAAATCGCCGATATGCTGGTGCGCTCTGGTGGCGTTGACATCATCGTCGTTGACTCGGTTGCCGCATTAACACCAAAAGCCGAGATTGAAGGCGAAATGGGTGACGTACACGTCGGCCTGCAAGCCCGCTTGATGAGCCAAGCTTTACGTAAACTGACTGGTAATATCAAACGCACCAATACACTGGTAATCTTTATTAACCAGTTGCGTATGAAAATCGGCGCGATGATGCCAGGGCAAAGCCCGGAAACCACCACCGGTGGTAATGCGCTGAAATTCTACGCTTCAGTCCGTCTCGACATTCGCCGCATTGGTGCGGTGAAAAAAGGCGAAGAAATTATTGGTAACCAAACCAAAGTCAAAGTCGCCAAAAACAAAGTTGCACCACCATTCCGCGTGATCACGTTTGATATCCTGTACGGCGAAGGCATTTCGCGTGAAGGCGAGATCATCGAGCAAGGCGTAGCCAATAAGATTGTCGAAAAATCCGGCGCTTGGTACAGCTACAATGGCAACAAGATTGGTCAAGGTCTGGAAAACTCACGTCAATTCCTAAAAGATAATCCGGAATTGGCCGACGAAATCATCAAGAAAGTCCGCGATAAGTTGATCGGCAGCAGCTTGCCGATCGAAATGGGCGGCGATGATGTCGAAGCTGCCGAATAA
- the recX gene encoding recombination regulator RecX: protein MVSLRNKALQMLGRRDHSRAELEQKLKAHTETPDEIPALLDDFEARGWLSDSRFAEQWTHYRSQRYGLGKLKQELRQRGVASEIIDASIEAVAENEESTARRLWQKKFGQSPADAKERAKQLRFLASRGFSTSVIYRVVNGADDDTFDEFDCD, encoded by the coding sequence ATGGTTTCACTGCGCAATAAAGCACTGCAAATGCTAGGTCGGCGCGACCATTCGCGCGCTGAGCTAGAGCAAAAACTAAAAGCACACACTGAAACGCCAGACGAGATCCCGGCGCTGCTCGACGATTTTGAGGCGAGAGGTTGGCTGTCGGACAGCCGCTTTGCCGAGCAATGGACGCACTATCGCAGCCAGCGCTATGGCCTTGGTAAGCTCAAACAAGAATTACGCCAACGCGGCGTCGCCAGCGAGATTATTGATGCCAGCATTGAAGCCGTCGCTGAGAACGAAGAAAGTACCGCGCGCAGGCTATGGCAGAAGAAATTTGGCCAATCCCCAGCAGATGCTAAAGAGCGCGCCAAGCAGTTGCGTTTTTTAGCCAGTCGCGGCTTTAGCACTAGCGTGATTTATCGGGTAGTCAACGGTGCGGATGACGATACATTTGACGAGTTTGACTGTGATTGA
- the alaS gene encoding alanine--tRNA ligase has translation MKSSQIRQKFLDFFASKSHQVVASSSLIPANDPTILFTNAGMNQFKDVFLGFDKRPYTRATTSQKCVRAGGKHNDLENVGYTARHHTFFEMLGNFSFGDYFKREAILYAWEFLTSPEWLGIPKEKLMVTVYATDDEAYDIWNKEVGVPAEKIVRIGDNKGAPYASDNFWQMGDTGPCGPCSEIFYDHGDHIWGGPPGSPEEDGDRFIEIWNNVFMQFNRDEAGVLHPLPKPSVDTGMGLERISAVMQKVHANYEIDLFQHLLAAAQRETGATDPESPSLKVIADHIRSCAFLIADGALPANDGRGYVLRRIIRRAIRHGYKLGQKGYFFHKLVAPLADVMGDAYPELRQRKEHIIDALKTEEEIFGRTLENGMTLLDTVLGGGKQVLDGDVAFKLSDTYGFPIDLTADVCRERNVTVDIAGFEAALEAQRKQSKAAGTFKMTAGLAYEGEASCFHGYTESSRAAKVIALYKGSEQVQQLVDGDEGVIVLDHTPFYAESGGQAGDSGVIAGSGVFNVTDTQKIKADVFGHQGQIISGTLKVGDAVTASIDIAKRQASQRNHSATHLLHAALREVLGTHVEQKGSLVNHERTRFDFSHPKALTSDEIAKVEDLVNQVIMANEEAVAKLMSYDEAIKNGAMALFGEKYGDEVRVLKMGDFSTELCGGTHVGRTGDIGLFKIVSEGGVAAGIRRVEAITGTAALSAVQAQDAELKAAAVIAGAQSGELLSKLEKLQADLKAAQKEVSQLKAQMAFTQLDQLIGVGMRTINGVKCIGSVVDGVEAGMLREMSDKLMDRVESGIALLACVSDDKVSLIARVSKDLTGKVKAGELVNVAAQIVGGKGGGRPDMAQAGGTDTSKVKEAMEAAAAWLETKL, from the coding sequence ATGAAATCATCCCAGATTCGCCAAAAGTTCTTGGACTTTTTTGCAAGCAAAAGCCACCAAGTCGTGGCTTCATCCTCGCTGATTCCGGCTAACGATCCGACGATCCTGTTTACCAATGCCGGGATGAACCAATTTAAAGACGTGTTCTTGGGTTTTGATAAACGCCCTTACACGCGCGCTACTACCAGCCAAAAATGTGTCCGCGCCGGTGGCAAACACAATGACTTAGAAAACGTTGGCTACACCGCCCGCCACCACACCTTTTTTGAAATGCTCGGTAATTTCTCGTTTGGCGACTACTTCAAACGAGAAGCGATTTTGTACGCATGGGAATTCTTGACTAGCCCTGAATGGCTGGGTATTCCTAAAGAAAAACTGATGGTCACCGTGTACGCAACGGACGACGAAGCTTATGACATTTGGAACAAAGAAGTCGGCGTTCCAGCAGAGAAAATCGTACGCATCGGTGACAACAAAGGCGCGCCATATGCATCAGATAATTTCTGGCAAATGGGCGACACCGGTCCATGTGGTCCATGTTCTGAAATTTTCTACGATCACGGCGACCACATTTGGGGCGGCCCTCCAGGATCACCAGAAGAAGACGGTGACCGTTTCATCGAGATCTGGAACAACGTATTCATGCAATTTAACCGCGACGAAGCGGGAGTATTGCATCCACTGCCAAAACCATCGGTTGATACCGGCATGGGCCTGGAGCGGATTTCTGCAGTAATGCAGAAAGTGCATGCGAACTACGAAATCGATCTATTCCAACACCTATTGGCGGCAGCGCAACGTGAAACCGGCGCGACCGATCCAGAATCACCATCACTAAAAGTGATTGCCGATCACATCCGCTCATGTGCCTTCCTGATCGCTGACGGCGCTTTGCCAGCCAACGACGGTCGTGGTTATGTACTGCGCCGCATTATTCGCCGCGCGATTCGTCACGGCTACAAACTAGGTCAGAAAGGCTACTTCTTCCATAAGCTGGTTGCACCATTGGCCGACGTAATGGGCGATGCCTACCCAGAGTTGCGTCAGCGTAAAGAACACATTATCGACGCACTGAAGACCGAAGAAGAAATCTTTGGGCGCACGCTAGAAAACGGCATGACCTTGCTCGACACCGTTTTGGGCGGCGGCAAGCAAGTGCTTGACGGCGATGTGGCGTTCAAATTGTCTGACACCTACGGCTTCCCAATCGATTTGACCGCCGACGTTTGCCGCGAGCGCAATGTCACCGTCGATATCGCCGGTTTTGAAGCTGCGCTCGAAGCACAGCGCAAACAATCTAAAGCCGCTGGCACTTTCAAAATGACGGCAGGCTTGGCGTACGAAGGCGAAGCTTCGTGCTTCCACGGTTATACCGAGAGCAGCCGCGCAGCCAAAGTGATTGCCCTGTATAAAGGCAGCGAGCAAGTTCAGCAATTGGTCGATGGCGACGAAGGCGTAATCGTACTGGATCACACGCCGTTCTACGCGGAATCAGGTGGCCAAGCGGGTGACTCCGGCGTCATCGCTGGCTCGGGCGTTTTCAACGTCACAGACACGCAGAAAATCAAAGCCGATGTATTTGGTCACCAAGGTCAGATTATCAGCGGCACGCTCAAAGTTGGCGACGCCGTAACCGCCAGCATCGACATCGCCAAACGCCAAGCCAGCCAACGCAATCACTCGGCCACACACTTGCTACACGCTGCATTGCGCGAAGTTTTGGGCACGCATGTTGAGCAAAAAGGCTCTTTGGTCAATCACGAGCGTACGCGTTTTGACTTCTCGCACCCGAAAGCACTAACCAGCGACGAAATCGCCAAAGTGGAAGACTTGGTCAACCAAGTCATCATGGCCAATGAAGAAGCCGTCGCTAAATTGATGAGCTACGACGAGGCGATCAAAAACGGCGCGATGGCCTTGTTTGGCGAAAAATATGGCGATGAAGTGCGCGTATTGAAAATGGGCGACTTCTCGACCGAATTGTGCGGAGGTACGCACGTTGGCCGCACTGGTGACATCGGTCTGTTTAAAATCGTATCGGAAGGTGGCGTAGCTGCTGGTATCCGTCGCGTTGAAGCGATCACGGGCACTGCTGCATTGTCAGCTGTACAAGCGCAAGACGCCGAGTTGAAAGCCGCAGCCGTAATCGCAGGCGCGCAATCGGGCGAATTGCTCTCGAAGCTGGAAAAACTGCAAGCGGATCTGAAAGCCGCGCAAAAAGAAGTGTCGCAACTGAAAGCGCAGATGGCGTTTACCCAGCTCGACCAGTTGATCGGCGTTGGTATGCGCACCATTAATGGCGTGAAATGCATCGGTAGCGTCGTCGACGGTGTTGAAGCGGGTATGTTGCGTGAAATGAGCGACAAGCTAATGGATCGCGTTGAAAGCGGCATCGCCCTACTTGCTTGCGTGAGCGACGATAAAGTGAGCCTGATCGCCCGGGTTAGCAAAGACCTCACCGGCAAGGTTAAAGCGGGTGAATTGGTGAATGTTGCGGCGCAAATCGTGGGCGGCAAAGGTGGTGGTCGCCCTGACATGGCTCAGGCGGGTGGTACCGATACCAGCAAAGTCAAAGAGGCGATGGAAGCAGCTGCGGCTTGGCTGGAAACTAAGCTTTAA
- a CDS encoding DUF1653 domain-containing protein — protein sequence MTAKPELPLGRYRHYKGNQYEVIDLARHSETCEWLVVYRPLYGEGGLWVRPFAMFVENVVIDGVPQARFAKITD from the coding sequence ATGACAGCTAAGCCAGAATTACCCTTAGGGCGTTATCGTCATTACAAAGGCAATCAATATGAAGTGATTGATCTAGCCCGCCACTCTGAAACTTGCGAGTGGCTGGTGGTGTATCGGCCACTATATGGCGAAGGAGGCTTGTGGGTACGCCCCTTTGCGATGTTTGTGGAAAACGTCGTAATTGATGGTGTACCGCAAGCCAGATTTGCCAAAATCACTGACTAA
- a CDS encoding DUF808 domain-containing protein: MAGASLLTLLDDIATILDDVAVMTKVAAKKTAGVLGDDLALNAEQVNGVRAERELPVVWAVAVGSLKNKIILVPAALAISAFIPWAVIPLLMVGGLYLCFEGVEKLAHKFFPHAEEENHEALITAISDENVDLVSLEKDKIKGAIRTDFVLSAEIIVIALGTVADKSLSTQFIVLAGIGVIMTIGVYGLVAGIVKLDDIGFYLQKKTNGALKTVGAMLVATAPKLMKLLTVVGTAAMFLVGGGILTHGIPQLHHGIEHLAAESGNVMAAVIPSAMNLLVGVLAGAIALAAVALGSKLFGKK, encoded by the coding sequence ATGGCTGGAGCAAGTTTACTTACACTTTTAGACGATATTGCTACGATTCTGGATGATGTTGCCGTCATGACTAAAGTCGCCGCAAAAAAGACTGCGGGGGTTTTGGGTGATGATTTGGCACTCAATGCCGAACAAGTCAATGGGGTACGTGCGGAACGTGAATTGCCGGTGGTATGGGCCGTTGCCGTGGGCTCACTCAAAAATAAAATCATTTTAGTGCCCGCGGCATTGGCCATTAGTGCCTTTATCCCCTGGGCAGTGATCCCATTATTAATGGTGGGTGGTTTATACCTGTGCTTTGAAGGGGTAGAAAAGCTAGCCCATAAATTCTTTCCACACGCAGAAGAAGAAAACCACGAGGCCTTGATCACCGCCATTAGTGATGAAAATGTCGATTTAGTTAGCCTAGAAAAAGACAAAATTAAAGGCGCAATTCGCACCGACTTCGTCTTATCGGCTGAGATTATCGTTATCGCCCTAGGTACCGTTGCAGATAAATCTTTATCGACCCAATTTATTGTCTTGGCAGGCATTGGCGTGATTATGACAATTGGCGTCTATGGCTTGGTGGCGGGCATTGTAAAGCTGGATGACATCGGCTTTTATTTGCAAAAGAAAACCAATGGCGCGTTAAAAACAGTAGGAGCAATGCTGGTAGCAACTGCACCAAAACTGATGAAGCTGCTTACCGTTGTTGGTACTGCGGCGATGTTTTTGGTGGGTGGGGGTATTCTGACGCATGGCATCCCACAACTTCATCATGGCATTGAGCATCTAGCAGCCGAAAGCGGTAATGTGATGGCGGCAGTCATACCAAGTGCAATGAATCTGCTGGTCGGCGTGCTAGCTGGCGCAATTGCACTTGCAGCTGTTGCACTAGGCAGCAAGTTGTTTGGTAAAAAGTAA
- a CDS encoding substrate-binding periplasmic protein — MPRGSTDAHSILSKTLTAVVLSTLINVSVEAGSCLTSLKVSWDTWAPFHYQDAHGQMQGYAVQVLNEMAKRAQCKLSYVQRPWKRTLNELATGDVDLAMETLKTPEREQFALFSGPYSPTVIQLYHNTNSARAWNIRTLADLERYPGVRIGVARGDSFGSEIDQWLAQSHPGIVVDVAPTMQANLQKLAYGRIDLAFASSLSAIAVIKSLRLNTISPLAVGWTIEDAHFAFSKISVSDGDFQRMNQALESMRKDGKLAELVRLYRH, encoded by the coding sequence ATGCCCCGTGGCTCCACTGATGCTCATTCAATACTAAGCAAAACCCTTACTGCCGTGGTGCTTAGTACACTAATCAACGTTTCAGTTGAGGCTGGTTCATGCTTAACCAGCCTCAAAGTAAGCTGGGATACATGGGCACCATTTCATTACCAAGATGCCCACGGACAAATGCAAGGCTATGCCGTACAAGTCTTAAACGAAATGGCCAAACGAGCACAGTGCAAGCTTAGCTATGTACAGCGCCCATGGAAACGCACGCTCAATGAATTGGCTACTGGCGATGTCGACCTTGCCATGGAAACGCTCAAAACACCTGAGCGCGAGCAGTTCGCACTATTTTCCGGGCCTTACAGCCCAACGGTCATTCAGCTATATCACAACACAAATTCAGCACGAGCTTGGAATATTCGCACTCTAGCAGATCTGGAACGCTATCCAGGCGTTCGAATAGGTGTTGCACGCGGGGATAGTTTTGGTTCTGAAATTGACCAATGGCTAGCGCAAAGCCACCCGGGAATTGTGGTCGATGTAGCCCCAACCATGCAGGCCAATCTACAAAAACTAGCCTATGGCCGTATTGATCTGGCCTTCGCGTCTTCGCTCTCGGCCATCGCAGTCATAAAATCTTTGCGGCTTAATACGATTTCACCACTAGCGGTGGGTTGGACTATTGAGGATGCACATTTTGCCTTCAGCAAAATCAGTGTCAGCGACGGGGATTTTCAGCGCATGAACCAAGCATTGGAAAGCATGCGCAAAGATGGCAAATTGGCTGAATTAGTCAGGCTGTATCGCCACTAA